The sequence below is a genomic window from Xyrauchen texanus isolate HMW12.3.18 chromosome 46, RBS_HiC_50CHRs, whole genome shotgun sequence.
ATGTTAACAAATTGCATTGCTGTAAATATATAACATGTAAAATGTGTGTTATTGACTCTCggcaaaaagtgaaaaaaaaatgtaacaggtTTGTAAGCATTTGTGCtcacgttattattatttttatattttcacttatatttacaatatacttttaaaagacattttaaaacataaaatcacataTTTATAGTACagattaaaaatagcattttccagtattattattattaatataccaAAAGTATTGTTACACCATTGATATCATACATAAATTAAATAGTACTgatacaaaaataacattttccaaTATTAATGATACATCAGAAGAATTGTTACACCATTTATTCCAGTTCATGTATCATTATTTGTAACAATCATTTTAATAGTGACACAAACTATAAGAACTGTACAAATATTTCTTAAGTGTGTATCATCAGGCACGAAACTtcacaagattaaaatcacataaCGATTTTTCAACTGATAAAATCATATAAAGGTTTATATTCCAGAGCTGGATTCGAACCCAAGTCTCTCTGACGACTTGTTGTAGTTTTCTTGGAGCTCCACCACGACGAATACGTGGTCGTGACGCACCTGTCAGCAGACCTCATTTTTGGTAGTGATGTCCAGAAATGGACCAATCACGGCCCGCATCGCTACCAAGAATATTCGAAAAGCAATGGATAACGCGTCTCACTATGGATCAGAAGATTTTAGGTTCGACTCCTGGCTGGCTCGATTATTTTGAATCTCGAAAATATTGGAACGTTCTTGATAGAGATAGATTGATACCAACATACTTTTTGCTCACGAATGTGACTAAATCCAGCTTCGGTAACacttatattataatattgtaaTTGGTAACATTAGTAAACTCATTTGGTTTCATtaactaataattatattttttacatctttATTTCATCTTGGataatgcaaatgtattaaaatacagttGTTAGTTTATTTGAGTTCACAATGCATTAACTATAATGTTGCCATACAAgttgtaataaaaaattataaatagtaTGTTGACATTAGAATTAACTTATAAGTGCTGTagaagtattattatttatttttttagttcatgttaactaatctACTTAACAATTGTAAAGTGATACCACAGcttattttaattattaggtCAACATTCATATAAATGGTAACATATAAAGtaattggaaaataataataaaacaaattaagtaGGATATTTACCTAAGAttgaaaaagtaaacaaaaaagtctaaatatatatatatatatatatatatttggaattttatatatttatatatatatttataatttaaatgaaaacattaaactgCATTATTACATTGTAATAGCATTAAATAGAGAGGCCATTCACTAGAGGTCCAACGTTGTGTAAAGTCACTAGGAATTATACTGATTACGATGGCCAAATTCTTTGCATTTatggataaattatatttgaagaAAATATTAATCCCTTAAACttgtgcatttttgggctgcagCCCACAAGTTTTCATACTAAAATTTACAAGTTCACCATTCACACAATCCGGGgggtctaataaaaaaaaaaaaatctgaaatcccccaaataaaaaataaaaaatactcaaatgatttgtaaataatattgtgttgataatcttatgataaacaacaagctttttttgttgttttcctaACTGTTGTCctaatgtaaacatgtaattcggGTACggttcactctacctcactttgaaaagtcttatttcattccaATAGATAGCAACAAGCACTAGATTTTTTTTCtatatcacattccatcacaacaGACAGATCTGTAATGTAGGTAATGCATTTTAGCTCTCAAaaatgtgctcgtccatagacaatAATCTAATTTACATTTCATGCACTATAtaggcctctgagtggactagaagctcaatttaAGTGCCATTAGAACGCTGAGATCCTCCTCTTTGCGTTGacatataacattttatcattaaTAGTCAAAAACATTTCTGATGATTTTTCTATAGTTGCCCTTACTAGCTAAACAGACAATTAAATAACCATCATGAAAATAAGTTACCCAAACCGTTATTTTTAACCTGTGGcttttattgaatttttaatCATTTCAGGACCTTCATACCGTAATCACTCTCCAACATCCCATGTGCACACTTTGCCAGAGAGGTCTCTCACATGTTGTGCAAGTCTACTGCCCTCTTGCAGCATCTCTTTACCATAGAACCATCAATGTTTTCGCCTGCACCAATCCACAGTGTTATGGCAAATCAGAAAGGTAACATGCCATGATTTTTAATTTGATATTATTATCTTTCCTGAGTTTACtcagaacattttattttgccGCATACTGACCATGTCGCCTCTAAACAACTAGCTGGATTGTCCTGCGCTCCCAGTGCCTGGATGAGGAAATCAAAGTGTTATCAGGGAGACAGGATGACAAAAGCACACCTGGTAAAGAGTCTGCAATATCTAGAACAGACTGGTGTGATGAAGCTGATGATTGGGGGATGGATGATGAAGTGCAAGAGACTGTTGCACAGACCAGTGCAGACACAGTACAAACGCAAACCGACAGTATTAATGATGGAATGGATGTCAGTAGAAAGCTTGAAGGCCTTTGCATTGATGGAGGTGTGGATCATCAAAGTGCCCTCCACCACACCGATATACCAATTTTCCAACAATTTTACATTAGTGTTATGGAGGAAACAGACCTAGATGGATTTCATGATACAGATCATGAAAAAAATCTGCTTAGAGAGTACGAGGAAAGAGAGGGAGTGATTGTAGGAGAGAttaggaggtgagaactggccaTTATATATTCAAAAAATTCATCCGTGTAGTTAACTCAGCCactctgtttttatatttttggttcATCCTGTGTTTGCTTTCATATTTCAGTTGTGAAAGTGCAGAAGCACCAGAGAAATATGAGAAAGCCAAAGCCAAGCATGGAGATAAAATGTTCACAAGTTTCATGAAGAAAATCTCTCTTTGTCCAGAACAAGTGTTACGGtgactaaacatttttaaattactgtGAATGAATTGCTCGTGTTTTAATCAAATGTGTTACCTCTCACCTATAGATACAGTTGGAGTGGATCACCTCTATTTATAATGGCGCCACCTTCCAATTTTAATCAAATGGTGCCTTGCTGTGGTAACTGTGGCAGCCTGAGAATTTTTGAGTTTCAGCTCATGCCTGCATTGGTCAGCTTACTCTGTAGTGTAGACATAAATTCAGGTTAGTAGTACAGATGAAgacaatctttaaaaaaaaaaaatctatttatttaattgttgtaAACTTTGCGCCTATACATGCACACTAATACGCTGATAACTAAAACAAATCAGAATTTTAAAGAATCAGAGAACGCAAGAAATTGTTGTGTACATAATACTTGAAATAATGGGATTATTCTCcggttttgacatcaaaatgtaaacaaaaatgcatGCAGCACTAATCCAGCAAGAAAGCAAGTAAAGGTGTTTGCATGCAACATGAAATCTGGGCAATGGGAAAAATCTGTTTCGATCGGTTTATGCTGAAACGTTTTCAGAATTGAATGCGTTTACACACGTTGTCAgtttaagattgtgcatgtaaacatcaatattttataGGTAATTTTATTATAGTATTTTTTAGGTCTGTgttaattttttacaaattgcATTGACTTTCTCAGAGACTGCACTGGAGTTTGGAACAGTTCTGGTGTACACTTGCAGAAACAGTTGTTGGAAATCTGGATCAACTGTTCCAGTGGAAGAGTTCCTCTTTGTTCAGCCTGAACCAGACCAAATGCTCTTCAAATGACGATATGaattaacacaataaaaaaataaaatgaaacaaccTTTATCTGATGAATTAGTAGTTCCATTTGGTCTATTATTGTGGTGCTCTGAGGGAATTGTGATATGAATAGTTttgaaattaatatgaaattagtGAATACTCTATCCCAGTTGGGGGCAGTCAAGGAAATCTAGCAGGGCAATGGCATGTACTTAAGGTAAAAAAAGGTTGTCAAACACTGCTTTGGTGCTCTTTAGGAAGAAAGACAAATACAAGGAAACCGACTGAACATTAAGGGACAACATCAGTTGTGCAAATCAGATGCATTGTGCAAGTTATGCATACAAGGTCGtgtaaaataaatagattaattTATAGGCCACTGTAACCATTAATTGAATGAAAGTACACTGAAAAGTAACCTacagttgttaccttaaggacTTTGAACTAACCCATAAATCTAACCCATTACATGGATTTATGAACATAATAAATAGATGCGTAAATAGAgtcttaaattaaaatgtatgtgcatATACATGTGATAAGTATCAATATATGGAGATTAGCGTATTGCATCGGTTATTTTACATGGTACTTaaagtaataccatggtactataaGCGCAAAATATATGTCCAAAAACCCCTGACATGGTCATGATACATGTCCAATTTAGGGTCAGAGTAATCTGCAAGTGCAGAAACTCTGTGTTTTAAATGAAGCCCTAAATTTTTCAACTAAACAATTATTATCAGATAGGCTGTTTTATCAGGATTCTGGAATAGTTGTATTACTAAAACCCGCCCGTTCTTTGCGCATGCGCTGTGAGTGCA
It includes:
- the LOC127638454 gene encoding programmed cell death protein 2-like; translated protein: MFREAHGQQPEDFCSRIMSTVHETVLIGICDGAIDKKKNTSYFTNKIGDSPDLHTVITLQHPMCTLCQRGLSHVVQVYCPLAASLYHRTINVFACTNPQCYGKSESWIVLRSQCLDEEIKVLSGRQDDKSTPGKESAISRTDWCDEADDWGMDDEVQETVAQTSADTVQTQTDSINDGMDVSRKLEGLCIDGGVDHQSALHHTDIPIFQQFYISVMEETDLDGFHDTDHEKNLLREYEEREGVIVGEIRSCESAEAPEKYEKAKAKHGDKMFTSFMKKISLCPEQVLRYSWSGSPLFIMAPPSNFNQMVPCCGNCGSLRIFEFQLMPALVSLLCSVDINSETALEFGTVLVYTCRNSCWKSGSTVPVEEFLFVQPEPDQMLFK